From the genome of Malus sylvestris chromosome 6, drMalSylv7.2, whole genome shotgun sequence, one region includes:
- the LOC126626621 gene encoding pentatricopeptide repeat-containing protein At5g61990, mitochondrial-like, which translates to MGLFSHGNLFAFHLSNRIGIAKVRLAIHIKYCTTTSQQSETFKQDDDETVREISTILRNHSDWHLVLNSSHLPRKLNPHVVRAVLQQNHQVGDPKRLLSFFLWTDTHLGLPQNLHSFSILAVVLCNSKMLEQANAVLDRMVKTRKPVFEVLDSVVSCFRDGECDGSDKIVFEILIRAFMAAGRLNEAADVFLGLRKVGILPRLDCCNFLLNDLLKCNKMELFWKVYDGMLGAKMKPDFYTYYNVIHAHCRAGNAGQGKRFLFEMEEKGGNPDLSTYNVVIGGLCRAGDVDEALAVKKSMVEKGLVPDRYTYSALVEGLCRQKRSTEAKLMLKYMYDEGLSPDNTCYAALIDGLMKEGYLEEALRIKDETIDRGFKLCDSTCNAIFSGMSKIGKMEKAEALLNEMNVMGTRPNAQTYKFLIDGYCREQNMVKACELLNEMKKRNFAPNVYTYGAIINGLSRCGDMQGANQLLKEMTSRGLKPGAVVYTTVIRGHVQEGKFGEAIKVLKGMTEKGVMPDAFCYNSLIIGLCKARKMDEARTYFVEMVERGLKPNVYTYGAFIHGYCKEGKMQLANTYFQEMLSCGIAPNDVIYTALIEGHCKEGNLTEVYSTFRCMLGRGVLPDIKTYSVIIHGLSKNGKIQEAMGIFSELLGKDLVPDVFTYSSLVSGLCKQGNVDKAFDLLEQMCQRGVDPNIVTYNALINGLCKSGDTDSARELFDGISRKGLSPNAVTYATMMDGYSKSGNITEAFQLLDEMLLRGIPTDSFIYCILIDGCCKAGDLEKALSLFRGMVGKGIAATSPFNALIDGFCKLGRVMEAKQLLEDMVDKYVTPDQVTYTILIVSLCKEGLMRESEQLFLEMQKRNMTPDVLMYASLLHGYNSTGSRFKMFALFEDMVTRGLKPNEVTYCMMVDAYCKEGDLVKCLRLVDETLVNGAISNSVVVDALTGTLFQGEEFSETMKALDEMGEQGFVLSLATCSTLVHGFYKLGNGEKAARIFESMLRFGWVSQSTSLDDLIHEDQSEASSGIC; encoded by the coding sequence ATGGGGTTATTTTCTCATGGAAATCTCTTTGCATTTCATCTGAGCAATCGAATTGGTATTGCAAAAGTAAGACTTGCGATTCATATCAAATACTGCACCACCACCTCGCAGCAATCAGAGACGTTCAAACAGGACGATGACGAGACAGTGAGAGAAATCTCCACCATCCTCAGAAACCACAGCGATTGGCACTTGGTTCTCAACTCCTCGCACCTCCCCAGGAAGCTGAACCCACATGTGGTCCGAGCCGTTCTGCAGCAGAACCACCAGGTTGGTGACCCAAAGCGCCTCCTCAGTTTCTTCCTATGGACCGATACCCATCTGGGTCTTCCCCAAAATTTGCATTCCTTTTCGATTCTTGCTGTTGTTCTGTGCAATTCCAAGATGTTAGAGCAGGCTAATGCTGTGTTAGATAGAATGGTTAAGACCCGAAAACCGGTTTTTGAAGTTTTGGATTCTGTTGTTAGTTGTTTTAGAGATGGTGAGTGTGATGGATCTGATAAGATTGTTTTTGAGATTCTGATTAGAGCTTTTATGGCGGCGGGGCGGTTGAATGAGGCTGCTGATGTTTTTCTGGGACTTAGGAAAGTTGGGATTTTGCCAAGATTGGATTGCTGCAATTTTctgttgaatgatttgttgaAGTGTAATAAAATGGAGTTGTTTTGGAAGGTGTATGATGGGATGTTAGGGGCGAAAATGAAACCCGATTTTTACACTTATTACAATGTGATCCATGCCCATTGTAGGGCAGGGAATGCCGGGCAGGGAAAGAGGTTTCTATTTGAGATGGAGGAGAAGGGTGGTAATCCAGATTTAAGTACCTATAATGTGGTGATTGGTGGTTTGTGTAGAGCTGGGGATGTCGATGAAGCCTTAGCGGTAAAGAAGTCTATGGTTGAGAAGGGATTGGTCCCGGATAGGTATACTTATTCGGCACTTGTTGAAGGGTTATGCAGACAGAAGAGATCAACAGAAGCAAAATTGATGTTGAAATACATGTATGATGAAGGTTTGAGTCCTGACAACACCTGCTACGCTGCCTTGATTGATGGGTTGATGAAAGAAGGTTACTTGGAAGAGGCTCTGAGGATCAAAGATGAGACAATTGATCGTGGCTTTAAGTTGTGCGATTCCACATGTAATGCAATTTTTTCTGGGATGTCTAAAATTGGTAAGATGGAGAAGGCAGAAGCTCTCTTGAATGAGATGAATGTTATGGGCACTAGACCTAATGCCCAGACATACAAGTTCTTAATTGACGGGTATTGTCGAGAGCAAAATATGGTCAAGGCTTGTGAGTTACTTAACGAGATGAAGAAGAGGAACTTTGCACCCAATGTGTACACTTATGGAGCTATAATCAATGGCCTAAGCCGGTGTGGAGATATGCAAGGGGCTAATCAACTTTTGAAGGAAATGACTAGCAGAGGTTTGAAGCCAGGTGCTGTTGTCTACACAACTGTAATTAGAGGTCACGTCCAGGAGGGAAAATTTGGAGAGGCAATCAAAGTACTAAAAGGAATGACGGAAAAGGGGGTCATGCCTGATGCCTTTTGCTACAATTCTCTTATAATTGGCCTCTGTAAAGCCAGGAAAATGGACGAAGCCAGGACTTACTTCGTGGAAATGGTTGAGAGAGGATTAAAGCCTAATGTGTATACTTACGGGGCTTTTATTCATGGGTACTGTAAGGAGGGGAAAATGCAACTTGCGAATACGTATTTCCAGGAGATGTTGAGTTGCGGTATAGCTCCTAATGATGTTATCTATACAGCCCTGATTGAAGGGCACTGCAAAGAGGGTAACTTAACGGAAGTATATTCTACATTTAGGTGTATGCTTGGACGAGGGGTGCTCCCAGATATCAAAACTTATAGTGTCATTATTCATGGTCTCTCAAAGAATGGAAAAATTCAAGAAGCAATGGGGATTTTCTCCGAGCTCCTTGGCAAGGATCTGGTTCCAGATGTTTTTACTTACAGCTCTCTCGTATCTGGCCTTTGTAAGCAGGGAAATGTGGATAAGGCTTTCGATCTTCTTGAACAGATGTGCCAGAGAGGCGTTGATCCAAACATTGTTACTTATAACGCCTTGATTAATGGATTGTGTAAGTCAGGTGACACTGATAGTGCCAGAGAACTGTTTGATGGAATCTCCAGAAAGGGTTTGTCTCCTAATGCTGTGACTTATGCTACAATGATGGACGGATATAGCAAATCCGGAAATATAACCGAGGCATTTCAGTTATTAGATGAGATGCTTCTACGTGGGATCCCTACAGATAGCTTCATCTACTGCATCCTCATTGATGGGTGCTGCAAGGCAGGTGACCTGGAGAAGGCCCTGTCTTTATTTCGGGGTATGGTGGGGAAGGGCATTGCTGCCACTTCTCCTTTCAATGCATTGATTGATGGCTTCTGCAAATTGGGGAGGGTGATGGAAGCTAAACAGTTGTTGGAAGATATGGTGGATAAGTATGTGACACCAGATCAAGTCACGTACACGATTCTGATTGTTTCCCTCTGCAAAGAGGGATTGATGAGAGAATCAGAACAGCTCTTTCTGGAAATGCAGAAAAGGAATATGACGCCAGATGTTTTAATGTATGCTTCACTTTTACACGGATACAATAGCACGGGAAGCAGATTTAAGATGTTTGCTCTCTTTGAGGACATGGTGACGAGGGGACTCAAGCCTAATGAAGTTACATATTGTATGATGGTTGATGCTTATTGCAAAGAAGGTGATTTGGTAAAATGTTTAAGGTTGGTGGATGAAACTTTGGTCAATGGTGCAATCTCGAACAGTGTAGTGGTTGATGCACTGACAGGTACACTATTCCAAGGGGAAGAATTTTCTGAGACAATGAAGGCACTTGATGAAATGGGAGAACAAGGATTTGTGCTCAGTCTTGCTACATGCAGCACATTAGTTCACGGATTTTACAAATTAGGGAATGGGGAGAAAGCAGCAAGGATTTTTGAGAGCATGCTTAGGTTTGGATGGGTTTCACAGTCCACCAGTTTAGATGACTTAATTCATGAGGACCAAAGTGAGGCTAGCTCTGGAATATGCTGA
- the LOC126626623 gene encoding uncharacterized protein LOC126626623 yields the protein MNWVRQRVLWSVGRQGQRRLLHTYDAPSESLKMKIAELGKMRRRRSSKKDKHSVFVEVPESMTYLDTATMPQILTAVGIALFAKLLMMYDDSRSQELIERKIKNAPAEQGTVRMLSREEWEEIREVRPRTPFESKLARPNARLRTGEPLRMEDVKDWTIDVLTDAFARVEESVRHTSK from the exons ATGAACTGGGTGAGGCAGAGAGTGCTGTGGTCAGTTGGGAGGCAGGGGCAGAGGCGTTTGCTGCATACTTACGACGCGCCGAGCGAaagcttgaagatgaagattgcaGAGTTGGGGAaaatgaggaggaggagaagctcAAAGAAAGATAAACATTCGGTGTTCGTCGAGGTTCCGGAGTCCATGACCTACCTCGACACAGCCACAATGCCCCAGATTCTCACTGCAGTTGGCATTGCCCTCTTCGCCAAGCTCCTCATGATG TACGATGACTCAAGGTCCCAAGAATTGATTGAACGCAAAATAAAGAATGCTCCTGCTGAGCAAGGCACTGTTAGGATGCTTTCCCGAGAGGAATGGGAAGAAATTCGTGAAGTAAGACCGAGGACTCCATTTGAATCCAAACTTGCTCGTCCAAATGCACGCTTAAGAACTGGAGAACCATTACGCATG GAGGATGTGAAGGATTGGACGATAGATGTGCTGACAGATGCATTTGCTCGGGTTGAAGAA